A stretch of DNA from Fusobacterium perfoetens:
ATAAAAACTGGGGATGTTTTAAATTAAAAAAATATAGCAACCCCAGTAAAATTTATTTCTTTTTAATAGAAATAATCATATTTGAAATACTTTTATCAAGAGAGAAAAAATCTGATTTATACTCTTCATAAAAATCATTTTCAGGTATATAAATATATACCTTTTCATTTTTAATATTTAAAAATTTAAAATTTCCATTTTCATTTGTAGTAGATTTATCTAAAAGAGCTCCTTTTTGAGAAAAGAGATAAATTTCAAGTTCTCTAACAGGAAGGATTTCATTTGCAACAGTTCCTGAAATAAAATATGTTTTTTTGTTTAGAGTAAAAGTTTTTAAAGAAATTGTATCTTTTCTAGAAAATTTTCCAATAAATCCTCTTGAATCATATCCTTCCTTTGAAATTTTCATAGAAGTAATTCCTTCTTTAAGAAAAATAGTAAAATTTCCATTTTTATCAGAATAAACTGTTTTATTTTCTTTATTGTTTGAAACAAGAATTTCTACATAAGGAACAGATTGCCCACTATTATTCAGAACCTTTCCTTTTATTTTTCCAGGAGATTTTTCTACAGGTATAGGTATATTATATGACTTATTTGGTTGAGAAAAATTAAAAGTATTTTTTTCTTCTAAAACTTCATACCCAAATTGTGAACTGATAATAAGATAGTTTTCAGGAGGAAGATTAATAGAATATCTTCCTTCATCTGAACTTACAGCAGAGTATTCTCTTCCCATAGAATCAGCGAATGTTATTTTAATATTTTTTAAAGGTTTTTTATTTTCTGTAATAACACCTTCAATGAAAATAGATTTTTTAGGAACAAATGATATATCAAAGCTTCTGTCATCAGTTATATAGAATTTTTTAAAGAGATATCTATCTTTTCCATCGTAAAATCCAAAAAGATAAATTCCATCTTTTAATATTACTTTTACATCTTTTTTGTTAAAGTCAATGGTGGTAAGGTTTCCTATTGAATCTATATCAGCATTACTATAATAAATAATACCAGAGTCAATATCAAAATGAAATTCTATTTCAACTTCTTTAGAATAAGAAAAAATAGAAATTAGAAAGCATATACAAATTAAAAATTTTTTCATAAAATAGCTCCGTGAATTATTTTTGCTTTATATCTTAAATATAATTTTATTGATGTTTCAATAAAATTATA
This window harbors:
- a CDS encoding carboxypeptidase-like regulatory domain-containing protein, which codes for MKKFLICICFLISIFSYSKEVEIEFHFDIDSGIIYYSNADIDSIGNLTTIDFNKKDVKVILKDGIYLFGFYDGKDRYLFKKFYITDDRSFDISFVPKKSIFIEGVITENKKPLKNIKITFADSMGREYSAVSSDEGRYSINLPPENYLIISSQFGYEVLEEKNTFNFSQPNKSYNIPIPVEKSPGKIKGKVLNNSGQSVPYVEILVSNNKENKTVYSDKNGNFTIFLKEGITSMKISKEGYDSRGFIGKFSRKDTISLKTFTLNKKTYFISGTVANEILPVRELEIYLFSQKGALLDKSTTNENGNFKFLNIKNEKVYIYIPENDFYEEYKSDFFSLDKSISNMIISIKKK